GGCAACAATGGGTCTTTTATCATCTTCATTATTGGGCAGCATATTTATTTTCCTTGGGAGAAATTTCGGTCTTTCAGATACTGAGGAAATTCCCGAAAAAAAAGATAATCTAAAGGAGAACTCTAAAACAGGTATTTTTGCGGATCTAAAAATTTTGATAATAAATCTTGGATTCTCTGGGCTGGCAATTTCTTTTGGTGTGTTGTTACTTAAATTTTTAAGATTTGTCTCAAGCTCTTTTGGCGAATTTTCTAAAGAAATAATTTTTTCACTCCCAGTATTCCCTTTTATTCTTATAGGTTCACTTCTTATTAGATATGTTTTAGAAAAAACCAAAAATACGGAATTTATTTCAAATCTTTTACAAAGAGAGATTGGGATTTTATCTACAGATCTATTGATTTTTACAGCTATGGCAAGCTTAGATATTGCGGTTGTTTTTGAAAATTGGCTAATAATTTTAGTTTTTACTATTTTCGGTTTATTTTGGAATTTAATTTGTATTGCTTATTTTGCATACTTTATATTTGACGATTACTGGTTCGAAAAAAGTTTGATAGAGTTTGGTAACTCTACAGGAGTAGTCGCATCTGGATTACTTCTTTTAAGGCTTGCAGATCCCAAAAATATTTCTAGAACTCTACCAATTTTTACATCAAAACAGCTATTCGCACAATTAATTCTATCAGGAGGATTATTTACAGTTTTGGCACCATTAATGATTTCTAAAATTGGAATAGATTATTGGACAGAAATTTGTGCAGTAATTACATTCACAATTCTTCTTATTGCCTTGATTTTAAAAAAAAGGGAATTGAAAAAAATTCAATAATAACTCTAGAATGGTTTTAAGTTTTGATTTCGTTTTTCATGTCATTGAGTCCCTACGATATTCCACCTCAAGAAAATAAAGGGAAGTGGTTTAGGAGTCATTTACTTGGTAGGGAAATAGAACTTGGTGAATTGTATAGCCTTGGACCAAATGATTTGGATTTGCTTATGGCTGAGACTGCAGAAATAAGAAGCGACCTTGATTTTAAGGAAAAGAATATTGGTAAATTTAGGACCGCAGGATATTTCTTGGAGTTAGCACGGATAATTGAGAAAAGAAAGTTGTTAGAAAGCTAATTATAAGGGAAATAATTCTTTCTAGAATTTGGGCCCCATAATTCATACTTATACATTAAGGATTTAAATTTTCTATCATTTTCAAAAGAATCTAACCAGTTTTTTATTGAGGGCTCCAAATAATTTGTTATTTTTTGACTTTCACAAGCGATTTTAAATTGTCTTACAAAAGGCCAAATAGACCAATCAGCGATTGTGGGGTTATCTCCAAACAAGTATTTGCTTTCTTCAAGAAGTGCGTTCCATCTCTTAATAAATTTAATCGCCTTTGAGAAATGAAGTTCTTCATTACTATTCTGATATCTTGGGGCATATTTAAATCGATCTAAATGATATTTGAATTCATTATCGTTTTCATTAATTATTTCAAGAATATCTTTTTTCTTATTATCAGGGAAATAGATAACTTTAATGTTTTCCTTTTTTGACTCTGAAAGTGCCCATAGGATGATTTCAAGACTTTCTTCAATAACTTCACTATTTTTTTTTATTAGGATTGGAACCGTTTTTGTTCTTGATTTATTTAGGAAATCAGGAGGTTTATTTTTTAAATCAATTTCTCTAATTTCTACGTTGATTTCACAAATCAACAGGGCCCATCTAACACGAATTGCATATGGACATCTCCGAAATGAATATAAAATATCATTTGTCATTTTGTAAAAACTTTTAATTTCCTAAATTCTTTTAGTATTATTTAATTAGGAATAGATTTAATTGTACAACGCAAATGTCGGGATATGTTTACCTCATAAGAGTCGGAGATCTTTATAGAATTGGAAAAACGGATAATCTTGATAAGAAAATTAAGAAATTAAATCCAGATGAATTATTAACATCAATTATGACAAAGGAGCCAGAGACTCTTGAAGCCAGGTTACTAAGAAAATATAAATCCCAAAGAATTCCTGAAACTGGTTATTTAAAGCTTTCTAAAAGACAGATTAGAGAATGTAAAAAGCAATTTGAATTAAAGGGAAGCTTACCTCACACTTTAGATGCTGAAGTTTCCATTACTTTGTTTGCCTCTTTTTTATTGTTTTCATTAAGCTCCTTGACTTTAAATTATTTAAATTTTGGATTTTTGAAATCCATTTCTTATGCGTTTGGAGCGGCATCTCTACCAATGGTTGTGTTATTTGTTACAGGTAGTTTTGGGGGATATTTCTCTGAGGATTTCTCTCTTTTTTCATTGTTTACTAATCGAATAAAAGGCTTATTTATTGCAATTGCAATGTTAACTATGGCCTATTTAATTTTTAATTTAGGCTAAATTTCATAATTACAATTTAAGGCGATTTCAAATGGAACTGATTGTGTTGGAAGCTTCAGAATAGTTGAACATATCTCAGCAATATCCTCAGGTTGAGTCATTCTTGATTTGTCTAGTGAGGAGATGTTTTGAGCCATTTCTGTATTAACCCAACTTGGGCAAATTGCTGAAATTCTTATATTTTTATCCCAACCTTTATTTTTCATTGTTTGGCATAATCCCATCAAAGCAAATTTTGAAGAAGAATAAGCGGCTAAATCTCCTTTGGATCTTTTACCACTCATTGAAACTAAAACAATTATTCTTCCTCTTTCTGAAGCACATAAATGTTCCCAAGAAAGCCTACATAAATTCCAAATTGCTAAAAAGTTGATATTTAGTGTATTTAAAATTTTTTCTTCATCGCCGTCTTTAAATAAGAAAGGAACTTTTGATAATATTCCAGAACAATTTATTACTGAATCAAATCCTCCATATTGATCTAAGGTATTTTTTATCCAATTTTCGGCTGAAATTTTTTTTAATGCATCATATTTGTTAATTATAATTTTCCCTTCTGGCCATTTGTTTGGATCAATCACACTTCCTTTTAATGATTCTAAATCTCTAATGCCAACACTAATTCTGTTACCTTCTTTTAATTCTTTATGTGCAATATTTAGTCCAATACCTCTATTAGCTCCACTTATTAGAATGGTTCTCATTTTGAAACTATATATTTGGGAATATTATCCTAAGCAACATTTTAAACTCTCTACCATGCATAATCATCAGACCTTTCTTTACGCTCCATGGGGCCTTTATAAACATTATGCACATTGCATATACAATCTCTCTTAAGGATAAAGTATCAGTTAGAAAACCATACCATTGATTTTTGGGTAGTTTGAAAAAACTGCCAAAAAATTCTCTCAATAGTTTTTCGTCAAATCTCATGAGTT
This window of the Prochlorococcus sp. MIT 1314 genome carries:
- a CDS encoding GIY-YIG nuclease family protein translates to MSGYVYLIRVGDLYRIGKTDNLDKKIKKLNPDELLTSIMTKEPETLEARLLRKYKSQRIPETGYLKLSKRQIRECKKQFELKGSLPHTLDAEVSITLFASFLLFSLSSLTLNYLNFGFLKSISYAFGAASLPMVVLFVTGSFGGYFSEDFSLFSLFTNRIKGLFIAIAMLTMAYLIFNLG
- a CDS encoding sodium:solute symporter produces the protein MFLKSLNFSLQNKDVFPNSILISCFGFLIIFFFLIFGRRFKLAVQLERFGLPIAVISGIVGISIGPFGAIHFLPKETINVWSKFPTPLLSLVFATLMMGRPIPNINGLVKPIFNQFLLALSLGFGQFFVGGLVVKYFLPPSMDTNPLMGCLIEVGFEGGHGAATIIGESFNRLGFSNGLELGLAMATMGLLSSSLLGSIFIFLGRNFGLSDTEEIPEKKDNLKENSKTGIFADLKILIINLGFSGLAISFGVLLLKFLRFVSSSFGEFSKEIIFSLPVFPFILIGSLLIRYVLEKTKNTEFISNLLQREIGILSTDLLIFTAMASLDIAVVFENWLIILVFTIFGLFWNLICIAYFAYFIFDDYWFEKSLIEFGNSTGVVASGLLLLRLADPKNISRTLPIFTSKQLFAQLILSGGLFTVLAPLMISKIGIDYWTEICAVITFTILLIALILKKRELKKIQ
- a CDS encoding glutathione S-transferase, which produces MTNDILYSFRRCPYAIRVRWALLICEINVEIREIDLKNKPPDFLNKSRTKTVPILIKKNSEVIEESLEIILWALSESKKENIKVIYFPDNKKKDILEIINENDNEFKYHLDRFKYAPRYQNSNEELHFSKAIKFIKRWNALLEESKYLFGDNPTIADWSIWPFVRQFKIACESQKITNYLEPSIKNWLDSFENDRKFKSLMYKYELWGPNSRKNYFPYN
- a CDS encoding SDR family NAD(P)-dependent oxidoreductase, translated to MRTILISGANRGIGLNIAHKELKEGNRISVGIRDLESLKGSVIDPNKWPEGKIIINKYDALKKISAENWIKNTLDQYGGFDSVINCSGILSKVPFLFKDGDEEKILNTLNINFLAIWNLCRLSWEHLCASERGRIIVLVSMSGKRSKGDLAAYSSSKFALMGLCQTMKNKGWDKNIRISAICPSWVNTEMAQNISSLDKSRMTQPEDIAEICSTILKLPTQSVPFEIALNCNYEI